From Micromonospora carbonacea:
TCGGGTGACCTCCCGCGGTACCGTCTTCGGCCCGGCCCGTCGCTGTCAGAATCGGCCGCATGTCCAGCACCGGGGAGATGATCACGCTCAGGGACGGCCGCCGGATGGCGGTGCACCGCTCCGGTGCGGACACCGGCCGTCGGGTGGTGGTGTTCTGTCACCCGGCCCCGGGCTCCGGGGCCTTCGACCCCGATCCCGCGGCCACGCGCCTCGCCGGGGTGACCCTCCTCGCCCCGGACCGGCCCGGTTACGGCGGCTCCGAGCCGGCCACCGGCTGGTCCGACGTGCCGGCCGCCGCCGACGACCTCGCCGAGCTGATCGACCAGCGCGGCCTCGGGCGGGTCGCCGTCGCCGGCTGGTCGGCCGGTGGACGGGTCGCGCTGGCCCTCGCGGCCCGCCGGCCCGACCTGGTGCGCCGGGTGGCCGTGCTGGCCACCCCCGCCCCCGACGAGGAGGTGCCCTGGCTCGACCCCGGGCAGCGGGACATGCTCGCGGCGCTGCGCGACCGGCCCGTCGCCGACGTCCGCGCCGCGCTGGACGCCGCGCTGACCCCCCTGGTGCCCGCCGACCCTCGGGACCCGGCCGCGGCGCGGCTGCTCGGCGCGAACCGGGCCGACGAGGCCGCGTTGGCCGACCCGGCCACGGCGGCGCGGATCGGCGACCTGCTGGCCGAGGCGTTCGCCCAGGGCACGCGGGGCCTCGCGGACGACGTCGCCGGCTACTCGCTGCGCCCCTGGGGCTTCACGCCCGACCAGGTGCGGGCGGACACCCTGCTGCTCTACGGGGCCGGGGACGCCCTCGCCGGCCCCGAGCACGGCCGCTGGTGGCGCGACGCGCTGCCCGACGCCCGGCTGGAGGTCGTGCCGGACGCCGGTCACCTGTTGGTGGCGCAGTCCTGGCGTAGGGCCCTCGACCACCTGGTCGGTCCGCCCGCGCGGGCCACCTCCGCCCGGGAGGCGGTCGCGCTCATCCTCCGCGCGTCGAGCCCGCCGCGTCCGGTGCGCTAGCGGTGACGCGCGAACCCGTTCAGCCGCCCTCCTCGGGCGGCAGCACCGCCAGGGCGAGCGTCAGGTCCAGCACGGTCTGCGGGTCGAGCAGCCGGTCGCCGTACAGCTCCCGCACCTGCGCCATCCGGTAGCGCACGGTCTGCGGGTGCACGAACAGGGCCGCCGCCACGTCGTCGCGGCGGCCCTGGTGCAGCAGCCAGGCCCGCAGCGTCTCGGCGAGCCGGTGGGCGGTGGCCGGCGGCAGCGCGGCGAAGGGCTCCAGCACCTGCGCGCGCAGGTCGGCCAGGGCCTCCGGGTCCGTGCTGAGCAGCAGCCGCGCCAGGTGCCGCTCGGTGTCCAGGGGCGCATCGGCGTCGTCGCGCGGCAGCCCGAGCGACAGCGCGCGGGCGGCCCGCTCGTACGACCCGGCCACCCGGTGCCACGGCCGGGCCGGGCCCAGCACCGCCCGGTGCCCGCGCAGCATGCGGGCCAGCTGCCGCCGCCGGCCGCCGTGGACGTCGGGCACCAGCAGCACGGCCAGCTCCTCGGCCGGTTCCGTCCCGGGCACGTCCTCCCCGCTCTCCAGCGTCTGCGGGCTCAGCGCGGTCAGCACCGTGCGGAGGCCGCTGCGGGGCAGCAGCACGACGGTCAGCGTCTGCGGCGGGGGCCAGTCCGCCCGCGCGGCGCTGCGGCGCAGCACGTCCTCGGCCTCGCCGGCCAGCAGCTGCTGGGCCAGCCGCTCCAGGTAGCGCTGCCGGGCCCGGCCCACGCTGGCCAGCTCGTCGGCGTGCCCCGCCACGCTGGCGGCGGAGAGCTCGTCGATGTAGGCGAACATCAGCTCGGCGAACTCGGCGACCGTCGTCGCCGCGAGCCCGGCGCGCACGGTGGTGGTGGAGACCTCCCGCCAGGCCACCCGCGCCCCCACCCGGTACGCCGCCAGCAGCGCGTCCATGCTGCGGCCGGAGCGGGCCTCGCCGCTGCCGAGGGCGTACGCCGCCTCCAGCGCGGGCGCCAGCGGGGTGCTCGGGTCGGCTGCGGCCTGGGGACGGCCGACGAGCTGGAGGAAGGTGCCCAACGCGATGCGCACCGCGTTTTCG
This genomic window contains:
- a CDS encoding PucR family transcriptional regulator translates to MSDESGTGRRAAHLALDAPTAARLLAVLPAVAERTVTAITAEVPAYSGTLTGQMRAKIENAVRIALGTFLQLVGRPQAAADPSTPLAPALEAAYALGSGEARSGRSMDALLAAYRVGARVAWREVSTTTVRAGLAATTVAEFAELMFAYIDELSAASVAGHADELASVGRARQRYLERLAQQLLAGEAEDVLRRSAARADWPPPQTLTVVLLPRSGLRTVLTALSPQTLESGEDVPGTEPAEELAVLLVPDVHGGRRRQLARMLRGHRAVLGPARPWHRVAGSYERAARALSLGLPRDDADAPLDTERHLARLLLSTDPEALADLRAQVLEPFAALPPATAHRLAETLRAWLLHQGRRDDVAAALFVHPQTVRYRMAQVRELYGDRLLDPQTVLDLTLALAVLPPEEGG
- a CDS encoding alpha/beta fold hydrolase, whose product is MSSTGEMITLRDGRRMAVHRSGADTGRRVVVFCHPAPGSGAFDPDPAATRLAGVTLLAPDRPGYGGSEPATGWSDVPAAADDLAELIDQRGLGRVAVAGWSAGGRVALALAARRPDLVRRVAVLATPAPDEEVPWLDPGQRDMLAALRDRPVADVRAALDAALTPLVPADPRDPAAARLLGANRADEAALADPATAARIGDLLAEAFAQGTRGLADDVAGYSLRPWGFTPDQVRADTLLLYGAGDALAGPEHGRWWRDALPDARLEVVPDAGHLLVAQSWRRALDHLVGPPARATSAREAVALILRASSPPRPVR